A genomic segment from Candidatus Abyssobacteria bacterium SURF_5 encodes:
- a CDS encoding DUF4445 domain-containing protein, with translation MKCSNHPDREATFRCQKDDVYLCQECLTCRNPDIYCKYRTGCIIWEMQKYGEAELAPLQKESAKSFKVKFLPYEKEVVVQEGKTIFEGVEEAGLFLNNSCGGRGICGKCKVRIEGGKYLSASNPYLTPDEIKDGFTLACTTRVTDDLTVTIPPQSQRRKIKILDDAAAVTSVLCSSSTKLSPLTERASVDLPPPTIEDSSSDLDRVVRALRRAGHLSTFFRVDLPVIRKLGETLRKNDWRATISLYKDDGVCEIVDLKNTTTSGNGYGVAVDVGTTSVVTYLVNLSDGRVVAAASSQNAQVAHGEDVISRIVCTQSTPGCQEKLHRLIVGTLEGLLREIVTSAAVAPADIDSISIAGNTTMMHLLLQIDPQYIRREPYLPTATTFSVLRSKDIGLGYCPNAIVHIVPGNTAYVGGDIVAGVLASGMQRDPRTTLFIDVGTNGEIVLGNSDWLMTASCSAGPAFEGGGIRCGMRAEEGAIEHINIDPLTLAPTYEVNGDLPPRGICGSGMIDLLSAMLQADIIDRRGRFKERGANQYVRQSEAGPEYVLVPAEESELGEDIVFTQADVDTLMRSKAAIYAGFATMLARVGLTFAQIDRIMIAGGFGRYIKIPQAIAIGMLPDLEESKFQYLGNSAVQGAYQALLCHESRDECNRIAGMMTYLDFSTSQEFMDQYSAALFLPHTNLQLFSSAKNATIS, from the coding sequence ATGAAGTGCAGTAATCATCCCGACCGGGAAGCGACCTTTCGCTGCCAGAAAGACGATGTCTATCTATGCCAGGAGTGCCTGACATGCCGCAACCCGGATATCTATTGCAAGTACAGAACCGGTTGCATCATATGGGAGATGCAAAAGTACGGGGAAGCCGAACTTGCCCCTCTCCAGAAAGAGTCAGCCAAGAGCTTCAAGGTGAAATTCCTGCCTTATGAAAAGGAAGTGGTTGTCCAAGAGGGGAAAACTATCTTTGAGGGAGTTGAGGAGGCGGGACTTTTCCTGAACAACTCATGCGGCGGTCGCGGAATCTGTGGCAAATGCAAGGTTCGTATCGAAGGGGGAAAATATCTTTCTGCATCCAATCCCTATCTCACCCCTGACGAAATCAAAGACGGTTTCACGCTGGCATGCACCACCCGGGTAACAGATGACCTCACGGTCACCATACCACCGCAATCCCAGCGACGCAAGATAAAAATCCTTGACGATGCCGCCGCCGTTACATCCGTCCTGTGCAGCTCGTCAACAAAATTGAGCCCGTTGACCGAACGCGCCTCGGTTGATTTGCCGCCGCCTACAATTGAGGATTCCTCTAGCGACCTCGATAGGGTGGTCCGGGCGCTGCGAAGGGCGGGGCATCTCTCAACTTTCTTTCGCGTCGATTTGCCGGTAATCCGCAAGCTTGGCGAAACGCTGAGAAAAAACGATTGGCGCGCCACAATCAGCCTGTACAAAGACGATGGCGTTTGCGAAATAGTCGATCTGAAAAATACCACGACCTCGGGTAACGGCTACGGAGTTGCGGTGGATGTCGGCACAACTTCTGTCGTTACCTATCTTGTCAATCTGTCGGACGGAAGAGTGGTGGCAGCCGCTTCAAGCCAGAATGCGCAGGTGGCGCATGGAGAAGATGTCATCTCGCGAATCGTTTGCACGCAAAGCACTCCCGGCTGTCAGGAGAAGCTGCATCGGCTCATTGTGGGCACTTTGGAGGGATTGCTGAGGGAAATCGTAACGTCTGCAGCCGTCGCGCCCGCCGATATCGACAGCATCTCGATCGCAGGAAATACCACGATGATGCACCTCCTGCTGCAAATCGACCCTCAATACATCCGACGCGAGCCGTACCTGCCTACCGCGACGACATTTTCGGTACTGCGCTCAAAGGATATCGGGCTGGGCTACTGTCCAAACGCCATAGTTCATATTGTTCCCGGAAATACGGCGTACGTGGGAGGCGACATCGTGGCGGGTGTCCTCGCCTCAGGCATGCAAAGGGACCCCCGCACGACTCTGTTTATAGACGTTGGCACCAATGGCGAAATTGTCCTCGGCAATTCCGATTGGCTGATGACGGCCTCATGCTCCGCAGGACCGGCTTTCGAGGGCGGTGGAATCCGCTGCGGCATGCGGGCGGAAGAAGGCGCCATCGAACACATCAACATCGACCCGCTTACCCTCGCGCCGACCTATGAGGTCAATGGAGACCTGCCCCCGAGAGGCATATGCGGCTCCGGCATGATCGACCTGCTCTCCGCCATGCTTCAAGCCGACATTATAGACCGCAGAGGAAGGTTCAAGGAAAGAGGCGCCAACCAATACGTCAGGCAGAGCGAGGCCGGGCCGGAGTATGTGCTGGTACCGGCTGAAGAGTCAGAGCTGGGAGAGGATATCGTGTTCACACAGGCCGACGTCGATACCCTGATGCGAAGTAAAGCCGCTATTTATGCCGGCTTTGCCACAATGCTGGCCCGCGTGGGTCTGACGTTCGCACAGATCGACCGGATCATGATCGCCGGCGGATTCGGCCGATACATCAAGATACCGCAGGCAATCGCGATCGGCATGTTGCCCGATTTGGAAGAATCCAAATTTCAATATCTTGGCAACAGCGCCGTACAGGGGGCCTACCAGGCATTGCTCTGCCATGAAAGCAGAGACGAATGTAATCGAATAGCCGGCATGATGACCTATCTCGACTTCAGCACTTCACAGGAATTCATGGACCAGTATTCGGCGGCGCTGTTCTTGCCGCATACAAATTTGCAGTTGTTCTCATCAGCAAAGAATGCAACCATTTCGTGA
- a CDS encoding PAS domain S-box protein yields MADGLFTVDLDGTITFWNKGAERITGYTAEDVIGKNCDILEGDNCLGTNCVDGIRSCGLFEKGEVSNNECTIRTKDGHFVTLLKNARVLRDKNGNIIGGVENLTDITNLKRAQEEVRLLRRELRERHKFEGIIGKDARMQEVYNLIEDVAPTSASVLIFGESGTGKELVASALHFKSLRADGPFVKLNCAALSENLLESELFGHVRGAFTGAIRDKIGRFELANGGTLFLDEIGDISLNVQVKLLRALQEKVIERVGDIKPLHVDVRIIAATHQDLRQLMKEGTFRDDLYYRLKVVSLFLPPLSERKDDIPLLVEHFIQKFRQQTGKPVGGINPDALRTLMSYAWPGNIRELENAIEHAFVLAKSRIITPDLLPIEISPCPVCHATDSGTPSVTGTITRETLQSALAKAGWNKAKAARLLGVTRTTVWRNIKKYGLHENPSAEP; encoded by the coding sequence ATGGCCGATGGCTTGTTCACCGTCGATCTCGATGGAACCATTACGTTCTGGAATAAGGGTGCCGAAAGAATCACCGGCTACACCGCAGAAGATGTCATCGGAAAAAACTGCGACATTCTTGAGGGAGATAATTGTCTCGGCACCAACTGCGTTGACGGCATCCGCAGTTGTGGATTATTTGAAAAAGGCGAGGTCTCTAACAACGAGTGCACCATCCGAACCAAAGACGGACACTTCGTGACTCTCCTGAAAAATGCGCGAGTGCTTAGGGACAAAAACGGAAACATCATCGGCGGAGTCGAAAACCTGACCGATATAACAAACCTTAAACGGGCCCAAGAGGAAGTCCGCCTCCTCCGCAGAGAGCTGAGGGAACGCCACAAATTCGAGGGTATCATCGGCAAGGACGCGCGCATGCAGGAGGTTTACAACCTCATTGAAGACGTGGCGCCCACATCCGCATCCGTCCTCATCTTCGGCGAAAGTGGAACCGGCAAGGAACTCGTTGCCAGCGCCCTGCATTTCAAGAGCCTCCGCGCGGACGGTCCCTTCGTCAAGCTGAATTGCGCCGCCCTCTCGGAAAATCTGCTCGAAAGCGAATTGTTCGGCCATGTCCGCGGCGCTTTTACTGGCGCCATCCGCGATAAAATTGGACGCTTCGAACTGGCAAATGGCGGCACCCTTTTCCTGGATGAAATAGGAGATATTTCTCTCAATGTGCAGGTGAAACTGCTCCGCGCACTCCAGGAGAAAGTGATAGAACGGGTCGGAGATATCAAGCCCCTTCATGTAGACGTCCGCATCATCGCCGCCACGCACCAGGACCTCAGACAACTCATGAAAGAGGGAACCTTTCGGGACGACCTCTATTATCGCCTCAAGGTCGTATCACTCTTTCTTCCCCCTCTATCCGAACGAAAAGACGATATCCCTCTTCTGGTTGAACACTTCATACAGAAATTCCGCCAACAGACCGGGAAACCTGTCGGGGGAATAAATCCCGACGCACTTCGAACCCTGATGTCATACGCGTGGCCCGGTAACATTCGCGAGCTTGAAAATGCGATCGAACATGCCTTCGTGCTCGCCAAAAGCAGGATCATCACGCCGGACCTTCTCCCCATAGAGATTTCGCCGTGCCCTGTTTGCCACGCAACCGATTCCGGCACCCCCTCAGTTACCGGCACCATCACCAGGGAAACACTCCAAAGCGCACTCGCCAAAGCCGGATGGAACAAAGCTAAAGCGGCCAGACTCCTCGGCGTCACGCGCACTACGGTGTGGCGCAACATCAAGAAATATGGCCTTCACGAGAATCCTTCCGCAGAACCGTAA
- the selD gene encoding selenide, water dikinase SelD encodes MEDKIRLTALTTSGGUACKASQADLAQVLRLLPPATDPRILVGADTADDAAVFRLDDKTAIVQTADYFTPIVDNPYDFGRIAAANSLSDIYAMGARPLFALNLVGFPTKDRPISLLAEILRGGIDKAAEAGIAIVGGHTVVDQEPKYGLAVTGIVAPDKIVRNSTARAGDLLILTKPLGTGIITTGIKAGEVPPETIQKVTALMAALNKKASEVMVEVGANACTDITGFGLLGHLHEMISSSKVAARINASKVPIMEEIWRLIKEECVPGGSLSNKKYADDVTRWHEDVKEPVRLALCDAQTSGGLLIAVSPEKASQMLFTLHEAGIQAAVVIGRIEKDPACCILVEP; translated from the coding sequence ATGGAAGACAAGATCAGGCTGACAGCGCTGACCACCAGCGGCGGGTGAGCTTGTAAGGCCAGCCAGGCCGACCTGGCGCAGGTCCTGCGCCTCCTGCCCCCCGCGACCGACCCGAGGATACTCGTCGGCGCCGATACCGCCGACGATGCAGCCGTCTTCCGTCTCGATGACAAAACCGCGATTGTACAAACCGCCGACTACTTTACGCCCATCGTGGATAATCCATACGATTTCGGACGGATCGCGGCCGCAAACTCGTTATCAGACATCTACGCCATGGGAGCAAGGCCCCTTTTCGCCCTCAACCTCGTCGGATTCCCCACGAAGGATCGCCCGATCTCGCTCCTCGCGGAAATCCTTAGGGGCGGTATCGACAAGGCGGCGGAAGCGGGCATAGCGATTGTGGGCGGCCACACCGTCGTCGATCAGGAGCCGAAATACGGACTCGCTGTCACCGGAATCGTCGCGCCCGATAAGATCGTGAGAAATTCAACCGCACGCGCCGGAGATCTCTTGATCTTGACCAAGCCGCTCGGCACCGGTATCATCACCACCGGAATTAAAGCCGGCGAGGTGCCGCCGGAAACCATCCAAAAAGTGACCGCCCTCATGGCTGCGCTGAATAAGAAAGCCTCGGAAGTGATGGTCGAGGTCGGCGCGAACGCCTGCACCGATATCACCGGTTTCGGGTTGCTCGGACATCTGCATGAGATGATTTCCTCAAGTAAAGTGGCCGCCCGGATCAATGCCTCGAAGGTGCCCATCATGGAGGAGATCTGGAGACTCATCAAGGAGGAATGCGTGCCCGGCGGCAGCTTGTCGAACAAGAAATATGCCGATGACGTGACCCGATGGCACGAAGACGTCAAGGAGCCTGTCCGCCTCGCTCTCTGCGACGCGCAAACCTCCGGGGGCCTCCTCATCGCCGTGTCGCCGGAAAAGGCGTCACAGATGCTCTTCACGTTGCATGAGGCCGGCATACAGGCCGCTGTCGTCATCGGACGAATCGAAAAAGACCCTGCATGCTGCATCCTTGTCGAGCCTTGA
- a CDS encoding HAD family hydrolase → MTGVFFDLDNTLITKSTGLLWYKFLRQNGRASFLDTAKALYFWLRYRMNTLDIRSLAEREVRKITGMSEPEMIELCDRWFHEMVRHYISPRAVEVVNQHRAKGHVLAILSAATPYTVNPVKKYLRIDHGLCTHLIVKDGCFTGKLVEPYCYGEGKLYWAEQFANEKGLNLSDCYFYTDSYTDLPVLERVGYPCPVNPDRMLEAEAARRGWSVTRF, encoded by the coding sequence ATGACGGGCGTCTTCTTTGATCTGGATAATACTCTTATAACAAAAAGCACCGGATTGCTCTGGTACAAATTTCTTCGTCAGAACGGACGCGCAAGCTTCCTCGATACCGCCAAAGCGCTTTATTTCTGGCTTCGATACCGGATGAACACGCTCGATATCCGCTCGCTCGCCGAACGCGAAGTCCGTAAGATCACCGGAATGTCCGAGCCTGAAATGATCGAACTCTGCGACCGCTGGTTTCACGAGATGGTGCGCCATTACATTTCTCCGCGCGCCGTCGAGGTGGTGAACCAACATCGCGCCAAGGGGCACGTGCTGGCCATCCTTTCCGCGGCAACCCCGTACACGGTGAACCCGGTGAAAAAATATCTTCGGATCGATCACGGACTGTGCACGCACCTTATTGTCAAAGACGGCTGTTTCACCGGCAAGCTCGTCGAGCCGTATTGTTACGGAGAGGGAAAACTGTATTGGGCCGAACAGTTCGCCAATGAAAAAGGCCTCAACCTGAGCGACTGCTATTTCTATACCGACAGCTATACCGATCTCCCCGTGCTCGAGCGCGTCGGCTACCCCTGCCCGGTGAATCCCGACCGCATGCTCGAGGCCGAAGCCGCCAGGCGCGGCTGGTCCGTCACCAGATTCTGA
- a CDS encoding sugar phosphate isomerase/epimerase: MTKSAKELRPSLNLITLLRADIKSGIAAAAEAGFEFVELWVDPLETYLKNNSIEDLRKLLDESRMRVSSIGDIESITFCTPAQAAELRGRCAHLAAVARALNCPYLVVSGSVKPRGTGSDALAEEIRLSLGAVLDVVEPEGVGVALAFRGFSWCSINTLAGAIKAVEYHKARRAGLVLDTFDLHIVGAEPGIITSLDPAKIFVMRLSDCGDVPLPLITDTARLLPGEGKADLEAMLSAVASSGFSGAVSLKVLSPRLLDMSAIEVAGAAMAAAEKYVSNGSLR; the protein is encoded by the coding sequence ATGACCAAATCTGCGAAAGAGTTGCGTCCGAGCCTCAACCTGATCACTCTCTTGAGAGCCGATATCAAGAGCGGAATCGCTGCCGCCGCAGAGGCCGGTTTCGAATTCGTCGAACTCTGGGTTGACCCGCTGGAGACATATCTGAAGAACAATTCGATAGAGGATTTGCGAAAGCTGCTCGACGAGAGCCGCATGCGCGTATCAAGCATCGGGGATATCGAGTCGATTACTTTTTGCACGCCTGCTCAGGCCGCGGAACTTCGCGGTCGTTGCGCGCATCTCGCCGCCGTTGCGCGCGCACTCAATTGCCCATACCTCGTCGTCAGCGGCTCGGTCAAGCCCAGAGGAACCGGCTCCGACGCACTCGCGGAGGAAATTAGATTATCGCTCGGAGCTGTGCTCGATGTTGTCGAGCCGGAGGGCGTCGGCGTCGCACTGGCCTTCAGGGGGTTCTCCTGGTGCTCGATCAATACCCTTGCCGGCGCGATCAAGGCGGTGGAATATCACAAGGCGCGGCGAGCCGGACTTGTTCTGGATACTTTTGATCTTCACATCGTCGGCGCCGAACCCGGGATTATCACCTCGCTCGACCCCGCAAAAATCTTCGTCATGCGGCTGAGCGATTGCGGCGACGTGCCGCTTCCGCTTATTACCGATACCGCCCGACTCCTGCCGGGCGAGGGAAAGGCAGACCTGGAAGCCATGCTCTCGGCAGTCGCGTCCTCAGGATTCTCGGGAGCCGTTTCCCTGAAAGTCCTTTCGCCGAGGCTGCTGGATATGAGCGCCATCGAAGTGGCAGGCGCAGCCATGGCCGCGGCTGAAAAATACGTGTCGAATGGCAGCCTTCGATAA
- a CDS encoding tetratricopeptide repeat protein produces MAYQTIPETGRASREVCGQHREGNACIWPVLLLLGAAVAANLTVLAGGFIWDDGSLIVGNPTIKQWGTLPDIFSKPFLTKYYRPVVLLSFAAEYAVWGLQPLGYHLTNLVLHCANVLLVFFLSQRFTSNRRAAFLGSLLFAIHPVHKGVAYISDRTGLLAAFFFLAALLLYIAFRDASRISRAVGCYVISVALFALGAFSKEEALTLPLMLSVTDFVFFRERLKQNPLRGAVPYIPFLLVAVLYVWLRGRAVDLPVGLTAAFLIEPVRRMMTIPSLLLHYLSLLVFPLRIDYEARFPLVASVADAGGWAGMAVILLVTCMALFLYKRAPAIAYGILWYLIVFGPMSNVIPIFPEEAERELFNPVHFLYLPSIGAFLCAGVGLEKIFTVVGSTSYRFRSAVFRLAIVLITLFFCMLSLRRNVMWRSDISLFSHTNEMHPDRMALNLAVAYMGAGELQKAIQLYERSVALSPNSEKAHNGLGVAYLNAGMLDHAMREFLKGIELKPDDATAYANLAVAYVQKGWLQKALEASEKAVERAPSSSLFRTNTALILVQMREWERAEEELLGAIAADPQDAEAYGVLADLLERRGDIERAQAYRKEALRLRN; encoded by the coding sequence ATGGCATATCAAACGATACCGGAGACGGGAAGAGCAAGCCGGGAAGTCTGTGGTCAGCACCGTGAAGGGAACGCCTGTATTTGGCCAGTGTTGCTGCTTCTCGGGGCGGCGGTAGCCGCGAATCTGACCGTTCTTGCGGGTGGCTTCATTTGGGACGACGGCTCGCTGATTGTCGGGAATCCGACCATCAAGCAGTGGGGCACGCTGCCCGACATCTTCAGCAAGCCCTTTCTCACCAAGTATTACCGGCCGGTAGTGCTTCTCTCGTTTGCGGCTGAATATGCAGTTTGGGGGCTGCAGCCGCTTGGGTATCACCTGACCAATCTCGTTCTTCATTGCGCAAACGTCTTATTGGTGTTCTTCCTATCACAGCGATTCACGAGCAACCGAAGAGCCGCATTTCTGGGCAGTCTTCTTTTTGCCATTCATCCGGTGCACAAAGGAGTTGCCTACATTTCAGATCGGACGGGCCTGCTCGCGGCCTTTTTCTTTCTTGCGGCGCTACTTTTGTATATAGCATTTCGGGACGCAAGCCGGATTAGCCGCGCGGTTGGCTGTTATGTGATTTCGGTGGCTCTGTTTGCACTCGGAGCGTTTTCCAAGGAAGAGGCGCTGACGCTTCCGCTGATGCTTAGCGTAACGGACTTTGTCTTTTTTCGTGAGAGACTGAAACAGAATCCGTTGCGCGGGGCGGTTCCTTACATTCCGTTTCTCCTGGTGGCCGTGCTGTACGTATGGTTAAGGGGGCGCGCGGTCGATCTGCCCGTGGGTTTAACGGCGGCGTTCTTGATCGAGCCTGTGCGGCGGATGATGACCATTCCATCGCTCTTGCTCCATTACCTTTCGCTGCTTGTGTTTCCCTTGCGGATTGATTACGAAGCGCGATTTCCCTTGGTTGCCTCTGTGGCGGATGCCGGGGGATGGGCGGGGATGGCTGTGATTCTGCTTGTGACGTGCATGGCGCTCTTCCTTTACAAGCGAGCGCCCGCCATAGCGTATGGGATACTCTGGTACCTTATTGTTTTCGGACCCATGAGCAACGTGATTCCGATTTTTCCGGAGGAGGCCGAACGGGAATTATTCAACCCCGTCCATTTTCTCTATCTGCCATCCATCGGCGCGTTCCTCTGTGCGGGAGTCGGTCTGGAAAAGATATTTACGGTGGTCGGGAGCACTTCCTATCGTTTCCGCAGCGCCGTCTTTCGGCTTGCCATCGTCTTGATCACGTTATTTTTTTGCATGCTTTCGCTGAGACGAAACGTCATGTGGAGGAGCGACATCAGTCTTTTCAGTCATACGAATGAGATGCACCCTGACAGGATGGCGCTGAACCTTGCGGTCGCGTACATGGGCGCGGGCGAATTGCAGAAGGCAATTCAGTTGTATGAACGTTCCGTCGCGCTCAGCCCGAATTCTGAAAAGGCGCACAACGGGCTCGGCGTCGCATATTTGAACGCCGGCATGCTCGACCATGCGATGCGCGAGTTCCTGAAAGGGATCGAATTGAAGCCCGATGACGCGACCGCATATGCGAATCTGGCGGTGGCATATGTGCAGAAGGGGTGGCTGCAAAAGGCGCTCGAGGCAAGTGAAAAAGCCGTGGAGCGCGCGCCTTCCTCTTCGTTGTTTCGAACCAACACGGCGCTGATCCTGGTCCAAATGCGAGAATGGGAGCGAGCGGAGGAAGAGTTGCTGGGCGCCATAGCCGCGGATCCGCAGGATGCTGAAGCGTACGGCGTTCTTGCAGACTTGCTTGAGCGCCGGGGAGATATCGAGCGGGCACAGGCGTATCGAAAAGAAGCGCTGCGCCTGCGAAATTGA
- a CDS encoding tetratricopeptide repeat protein: MNLRPRNLLRDHIVTMHPKKSWAEKQRSSGISFAAAAAGSELFLPAVLIFGMAFIANLNVLQAGFVWDDRAIILGNPLIVSWKHLPGLFRQPFLGMYYRPVVIASFMADYQLWGFSPWGYHLSNLLLHCANALIVFFLLFRLTQNRRLAFLTALLFAVHPAHKGVVAIADRTGILSAFFFLLSLLLYLRYCQSKSKRAAITLYFGALISCAIAFFSKEETLGLPLILLVMDRLVPERRKNGLLRLLINCTPFFLLAFMYVGIRTAVLGAGTGFLSAFFIKPLARLITLPVVFLDYLLILLFPLHLDYEPRTPLGSIGEIRTLLGFLFACMGAVFAWKSRRTNATVFGLLWFLIVFLPMSNIVPIYPEAAHTHLFTPIHFLYLPSIGIFLCIAVAFDVFLQKIGSSGVFLFSKGAVAGLLCCILFLLSLLSMKRNFIWQDELRLYRYIVQMHPENPRMRLNLGNVCLERGHVEEALKHLKEAVVLAPDLPMFRNSLALAYKEKLWLDRATEELQQALRLDPDSAGSYMNLAAVYRARKEPLPAVSAALKAVALSPSSAAARVTLGLSYMDANNFREAEDHLLLAIELDPASAEAHNSLGILYAREKRYDLARQHWEKALKLRPLPEAIENLQMLKKMGY, translated from the coding sequence TTGAATCTGCGACCGCGAAATCTTCTGAGAGATCATATTGTGACCATGCATCCTAAAAAATCGTGGGCCGAGAAGCAGCGGTCTTCGGGAATATCTTTCGCGGCTGCCGCGGCGGGAAGTGAATTATTCCTGCCGGCGGTGCTGATCTTCGGCATGGCCTTTATCGCCAATTTGAATGTGCTACAGGCCGGTTTCGTCTGGGATGACAGGGCGATCATTCTCGGCAATCCTCTCATTGTCAGTTGGAAGCATCTGCCCGGTCTGTTTCGTCAACCATTCCTGGGGATGTACTATCGTCCGGTGGTTATCGCATCATTCATGGCGGACTATCAGCTTTGGGGATTCAGCCCGTGGGGCTATCACCTGTCGAATCTCCTGCTTCACTGCGCGAATGCGCTCATCGTCTTCTTTCTCCTTTTCCGCCTGACGCAGAACAGGCGATTGGCATTTCTGACCGCGCTTCTTTTCGCCGTTCATCCGGCGCACAAAGGAGTGGTGGCTATCGCTGATCGAACGGGAATCCTTTCTGCCTTTTTCTTCCTGCTCTCGCTCTTATTGTATCTCCGCTATTGCCAGTCGAAAAGCAAGAGAGCGGCGATCACACTGTATTTCGGGGCATTGATCTCATGCGCGATCGCATTCTTTTCGAAAGAGGAAACTCTCGGACTTCCGCTCATCCTCCTGGTTATGGACCGGTTGGTTCCAGAGCGAAGAAAAAATGGCCTCCTCCGCCTTCTCATAAATTGCACGCCTTTTTTCTTGCTGGCTTTCATGTACGTGGGAATACGTACAGCAGTGCTGGGAGCAGGGACGGGATTTCTTTCTGCTTTTTTCATTAAGCCGCTCGCCAGGTTGATTACTCTTCCGGTCGTTTTCCTTGATTATCTTTTGATCCTGCTTTTCCCGCTGCACCTCGATTATGAACCCCGGACCCCCTTAGGCTCGATCGGAGAAATCCGTACCTTGCTCGGTTTTCTCTTCGCATGCATGGGCGCAGTATTTGCCTGGAAATCCCGGCGGACGAATGCCACTGTCTTCGGCCTCCTCTGGTTTCTCATTGTGTTCCTTCCGATGAGCAACATCGTTCCCATATATCCGGAGGCCGCTCATACGCATCTGTTCACGCCAATCCATTTTCTGTATCTGCCCTCTATCGGCATTTTCCTTTGCATTGCGGTCGCTTTCGATGTGTTTCTTCAGAAGATCGGCAGTTCGGGCGTCTTCCTCTTCTCGAAAGGAGCGGTAGCTGGTCTGCTCTGTTGTATCCTTTTTTTGCTGTCGCTGCTGTCGATGAAGCGCAACTTCATCTGGCAGGACGAACTGCGCCTCTATCGGTACATCGTTCAGATGCATCCGGAGAATCCGCGAATGAGACTGAACCTGGGAAATGTATGTCTGGAACGCGGGCATGTGGAAGAGGCGCTCAAGCATTTGAAGGAGGCGGTTGTGCTGGCGCCGGATCTCCCGATGTTCCGCAACAGTCTGGCGCTTGCATACAAGGAGAAATTGTGGCTGGATCGGGCGACTGAGGAACTTCAACAGGCGCTGCGGCTTGATCCTGATTCGGCCGGCTCATACATGAATCTTGCCGCCGTGTACCGGGCTCGCAAGGAGCCTTTGCCGGCGGTCTCCGCCGCGCTGAAAGCGGTAGCGCTTTCTCCTTCCTCGGCGGCGGCGCGGGTGACCCTGGGACTCAGCTACATGGATGCGAACAATTTTCGTGAGGCCGAGGACCATCTCCTGCTGGCGATCGAACTTGATCCGGCGAGCGCCGAGGCTCACAACAGCCTGGGGATTCTGTATGCGAGGGAAAAACGATATGATCTCGCCCGACAACACTGGGAAAAAGCACTGAAGCTGAGACCGCTGCCCGAAGCGATTGAAAACCTGCAGATGTTGAAGAAAATGGGGTATTAG
- a CDS encoding HDOD domain-containing protein: MMQEELPEQLIENIVTLPTIPVVLAQLNSAIANADSSAADIAKIISHDPSTATKVLRLANSAYYGLRNKVTTINHAVTMLGFNIIRNLVTTATVFDTPYDSDMCGLFDREKFWQHSLATGYCSQILAREALHLDRRSDDFFICGLLHDLGKIIFGQYLQAQFQEALEVSRDEAIPLFEAEKKVIGCTHTDVGGLLAKRWNLSQDIISALTYHHLPLKASEKVQNYTIVTHVSDYLVRKKQIGAGGGSDPGIDQAAWETLRLDKKAVPEILVEVHNLMNQEGLELRKPGTA, encoded by the coding sequence ATGATGCAAGAGGAACTGCCCGAGCAACTAATCGAAAATATCGTTACGCTTCCGACGATCCCGGTGGTCCTGGCGCAACTGAATTCCGCCATCGCGAATGCAGACTCATCAGCCGCGGACATAGCGAAAATCATATCGCACGATCCTTCAACGGCGACGAAAGTGTTGCGCCTGGCCAACTCGGCCTATTATGGGCTCCGCAACAAGGTTACGACGATCAACCATGCGGTCACGATGCTGGGGTTTAACATTATCCGCAACCTCGTGACGACGGCCACGGTTTTTGACACTCCATATGACAGCGATATGTGCGGGCTCTTTGACCGCGAGAAGTTCTGGCAGCACTCGCTCGCGACGGGTTATTGCTCGCAGATTCTGGCGCGCGAAGCTCTTCATCTGGATCGGCGCAGCGACGACTTCTTTATCTGCGGTCTGTTGCACGATCTGGGCAAGATCATATTCGGGCAGTATCTGCAGGCACAATTCCAGGAGGCGCTGGAGGTAAGCCGGGATGAGGCCATCCCGCTCTTTGAGGCGGAAAAGAAAGTTATCGGCTGCACTCATACGGACGTGGGCGGCCTCCTGGCAAAAAGGTGGAACCTGTCTCAGGACATTATTTCGGCGCTAACGTACCATCATTTGCCGCTGAAGGCGTCTGAGAAGGTACAAAATTATACGATTGTGACGCATGTTTCCGATTATCTGGTCAGAAAGAAACAGATCGGAGCGGGCGGCGGGAGCGATCCCGGCATCGATCAAGCAGCCTGGGAGACCTTGCGGCTGGATAAAAAAGCTGTTCCCGAGATACTGGTGGAAGTGCATAACCTTATGAATCAAGAGGGTTTAGAGCTAAGGAAGCCGGGAACCGCCTGA